The DNA sequence GCGTTGTGCGTCAATTTTAAATAAAGCATTAGGGCGAAAATTAAATTCCGTTGAATGCTGTGTATTAATTGATGAAGCTGCGGTAGTAGTAGTCGCTGGAAATGTTCGCCGTTGTTTGCCTGCGGGAGCTTTAGTGCATACAATATCAGGGCTAGTGCCGATCGAGAAAATTAGAATTGGCGATCGTGTATTAACCAGCAAAGGTTTTTACCCTGTCACCAACTTTTTCGATCAAGGCGTGCAGTCATTATGCCGGATTAAAACAGAAGATGGTTTTTTTGAATGTACCTCTGACCATAAAGTTGCTGTATTAACTGATGTTTACGGCAACTATAAAATGGTGAAAGCGAAAGAGTTGAAAGAAGGCGATCGCTTAATTTTCGTACCCCAATCAATTCCCGGAACTCCAACGGAATTACCAGAATTTAAGCATGAGATTCCACCGCAAGCTAAACCAATTTCCGTTCCCGCTTTAACTTCAGAAATTGCTTATTTCTTAGGTTATTTACACGGTGATGGCTCTGTTGCTACAGACGGTTGGCGAGTCAGATTTCGGATCGCAGAAAATCACCCACAAATTATTGAGCGCTTGATTGCAGTAGCGCAAGAATTTGGGCTGGAAACATACACCTTGAGAACACCTGAACAGTGCCAAACCAAAGCCTTTGAACTACAGTTAAACAGCAGCGCACTAAACAAGTACCTTTCTCAATTTAAAAAGCCATTTAGCTCAATTAAAGTTCCCGATTGTATCTTGCTCGGAACTCAAGAAATTCGCGCCGCCTATTTATCTGGTTTAGCTGATGCTGATGGATGTCATTCTCAAGGAGTTTTAGTTGCTTCCAGTTATCAGGATTTTCTGCGTCAAGTTCAGGCTCTATATGCTTCATTAGGAATTACTACCAGATTATGTTCCTCAATTCGTAAGAGAACAGATAAATGGGAAGGGGAATTAGTAACAGTTGGTGAATCTGCTTTTGAAGCTGTCCAAAAGCTAATGTCTACCTATTCAACACAATTTACTCTGCGACAAAGGCAACGTCCTAAATCATTTAAAGATCATGGATTTCCTGTTGAAATGGTCAGACCTTTGGTTAGTACTTACCGATACCATTATGGAACAAATCAGCAGCAAGTAATTACACCCACTTTAAAAAGGCTGTTACCTGATACAACTGAGTTAATTCCTATTAAGGTCAAGTCGGTAGAATTCGATGTGAAGACAACCCATACTTATGATATTGAGGTTGCTACAATTCATGAATTTGTATGTCAGGGTATCCTAGTTTCAAATTCAGCTGGAATGCGCCAAGGAATTAGTAATGACGAATTATTTGCTAATGCTAAATCTAACCTTTGGCAACAAGATGAAAATGGAAACTGGAGAATCGATCCAGAAAGAGACGCTTTGCGAATGGCAAATCATACCAGAGTATTCCATTCCAAACCAACATTAGAAGACTCAATTGAGGCTGTGAGAAAACAGTATTATTCTGGTGAAGGTGCGATTCAGTGGGCTGGAGAAGCTATTGCTAGAGCTAACTGCGATCTACTAAAAACACCTGAATTAAAAGTTGATTTTCTCAAGGCTTACGATCGAGGTAAAGCTAAAGAATGGATAGAAGAAAACTATCCTAATATTTCTCCTGACGAGTTAGAACATCGTTTAGCTCGCTTGGGATTAAATCCGTGTGGTTAGTAATTTTGCCTCACGTTAAAAACCGGGGAAAATCAGGGAAAGCTAAACCAGAAATCAGTTTTTCTAGCACGCTAATCCTGAGCTAACCTGAAGATTTAAAAATCTAAGGTAGTGCAACGCATAGAGATTGAAACTCTTTAAAATGAAGAAGAGAATATAATATCTCCAAGAGTCCCCGGAATCTAGATAAACTAGATTAAAAGATATGCTGAACTGAACTGGAATAGACCAGTTGTATCCCAAAAATGGGTATGAGGGAAACCTCCAGAACTAAAGGATAAAAAGCCTTTAGGTTAACAAATTTGGAAATTATCGGTGCGAATTTTCACTGTAATCTTTCAGAGATTCACCTGAATCAAATCGACCCCAAAAACTACCAAGAACAGGAGGATGCTTTCACCGCAGGTGCTTTATCTGTTGCAACGCTTTTGAATCACAAATTTGTTGAAC is a window from the Phormidium ambiguum IAM M-71 genome containing:
- a CDS encoding LAGLIDADG family homing endonuclease, with translation MVRELERQQQNSQFPETAPAANPVFFRTYSRRTEKGRETWDEVCDRTLQGLTKLGKLTPAETTILDRMQRQIKALSSGRWLWVGGVEWIEQPENFSGGYNCSSTNICDWRAFGLLMDLAMMGCGTGAVLEPQYIDRLPAIRNYLNVNLQGEIGTIPINERREETEVTIVGNEVTIYVGDSRRGWVKSYQTLLELSTDERFTGEVKVIVDLSNVRPAGEKLKGFGGVANPIKLPDLYLRCASILNKALGRKLNSVECCVLIDEAAVVVVAGNVRRCLPAGALVHTISGLVPIEKIRIGDRVLTSKGFYPVTNFFDQGVQSLCRIKTEDGFFECTSDHKVAVLTDVYGNYKMVKAKELKEGDRLIFVPQSIPGTPTELPEFKHEIPPQAKPISVPALTSEIAYFLGYLHGDGSVATDGWRVRFRIAENHPQIIERLIAVAQEFGLETYTLRTPEQCQTKAFELQLNSSALNKYLSQFKKPFSSIKVPDCILLGTQEIRAAYLSGLADADGCHSQGVLVASSYQDFLRQVQALYASLGITTRLCSSIRKRTDKWEGELVTVGESAFEAVQKLMSTYSTQFTLRQRQRPKSFKDHGFPVEMVRPLVSTYRYHYGTNQQQVITPTLKRLLPDTTELIPIKVKSVEFDVKTTHTYDIEVATIHEFVCQGILVSNSAGMRQGISNDELFANAKSNLWQQDENGNWRIDPERDALRMANHTRVFHSKPTLEDSIEAVRKQYYSGEGAIQWAGEAIARANCDLLKTPELKVDFLKAYDRGKAKEWIEENYPNISPDELEHRLARLGLNPCG